The following coding sequences lie in one Pseudarthrobacter phenanthrenivorans Sphe3 genomic window:
- a CDS encoding demethylmenaquinone methyltransferase: MNRASLDKRPDEVATMFDDVAPKYDVVNDVLSMGQTRRWRKVVVEAMEVSKGQRVLDLAAGTGTSSEPYADAGIDVIACDFSLGMLKVGKRRRPDINFVAGDATNLPFADNAFDATTISFGLRNVNEPKKALEEMLRVTKPGGRLVIAEFSQPVVPLWRTMYTEYLMRALPAIAVKVASNPDAYVYLAESIRAWPDQDHLAAWLQETGWENVTYRNLTGGIVAVHRAFKPAGSTPDNAAAAIAAHKGPVAKLRRNITR, encoded by the coding sequence GTGAACCGAGCATCCTTGGATAAGCGTCCGGACGAAGTAGCCACAATGTTTGATGACGTCGCACCTAAATACGACGTGGTCAACGATGTCCTGTCCATGGGGCAGACCCGCCGCTGGCGCAAGGTCGTGGTGGAAGCCATGGAAGTCTCCAAGGGGCAACGCGTGCTCGATCTGGCCGCCGGCACGGGCACGTCCAGCGAGCCGTATGCCGACGCAGGCATAGATGTCATTGCGTGTGATTTCTCCCTTGGAATGCTCAAGGTGGGCAAGCGCCGCCGCCCGGACATCAACTTCGTGGCCGGAGATGCCACCAACCTGCCGTTCGCCGACAACGCCTTCGATGCCACCACCATTTCCTTCGGCCTGCGCAACGTCAACGAGCCCAAGAAGGCGCTGGAGGAGATGCTCCGGGTCACCAAACCGGGCGGACGCCTGGTCATCGCCGAGTTCTCGCAGCCTGTGGTGCCGCTCTGGCGCACCATGTACACCGAGTACCTCATGCGCGCCCTGCCGGCCATTGCAGTCAAGGTGGCCTCCAATCCGGACGCCTACGTCTACCTGGCCGAGTCCATCCGCGCCTGGCCGGACCAGGACCACCTCGCAGCCTGGCTGCAGGAGACCGGCTGGGAAAACGTCACCTACCGTAACCTGACCGGCGGCATCGTGGCCGTCCACCGCGCGTTCAAGCCTGCCGGGTCCACGCCGGACAATGCTGCTGCCGCCATCGCTGCGCACAAGGGCCCGGTGGCCAAGCTGCGCCGCAACATCACACGCTGA
- a CDS encoding isochorismate synthase has product MTSTFRTLTVPLDGQKFAGGLPSFLVRDDVLCWTRREAGLAGFGEIARFTATGPERFLEADIWWRHLVLEAEVDDAVELPGTGPVAFGSFAFSKTSAHESRLIVPEIVVGVRDGQVWLTQLTFDDGPLTEEGALAALDRWLGGGSTAAPDGDSPAGSTTAAADAAGNGTPGAGPGKAGGAVVRPLPLAAGATLHTGSLSEEAWMAAVDAGVAEIRTGALEKLVLARDVVATVPSGVHAATVLRELAARYRECWTYGVDGLVGATPEMLIQVEGRTAQARVLAGTLDRRDAHGEDGLPMDYATRVLAGSEKQRHEHEIAIQSLTTQLAPFSEAMNAHDEPFILELPNVWHLASDVKAELTEVEGHVPTCLALINALHPTAAVCGTPTQVAGALIRKLEHLDRGPYAGPVGWLDAAGNGEWGIALRGAVIESPTSVRLYAGCGIVDGSQPEAELAETWAKFRPMLESLGISN; this is encoded by the coding sequence ATGACGAGCACGTTCCGCACCTTGACAGTCCCCCTCGATGGCCAAAAATTCGCCGGGGGGCTGCCGTCGTTTTTGGTCCGGGACGATGTCCTCTGCTGGACCCGCCGCGAGGCCGGGCTGGCGGGGTTCGGCGAAATCGCTCGGTTCACCGCCACCGGCCCGGAACGTTTCCTCGAGGCCGACATCTGGTGGCGGCACCTGGTCCTTGAGGCCGAAGTTGACGATGCGGTAGAGCTGCCGGGCACCGGCCCGGTTGCTTTCGGTTCTTTTGCCTTCTCCAAAACCTCCGCGCACGAGTCCCGGCTGATCGTCCCGGAGATCGTGGTGGGCGTGCGTGACGGGCAGGTGTGGCTCACCCAGCTGACGTTCGACGACGGCCCGCTCACCGAAGAGGGCGCCCTCGCCGCCCTGGACCGCTGGCTCGGCGGTGGCAGCACAGCAGCCCCGGACGGGGACAGTCCGGCCGGAAGCACGACGGCGGCAGCGGACGCAGCCGGGAACGGCACCCCTGGTGCCGGCCCCGGAAAGGCGGGCGGCGCCGTCGTACGCCCCCTCCCCCTTGCCGCGGGTGCAACCCTGCACACAGGGTCGCTCAGCGAGGAAGCATGGATGGCAGCGGTCGATGCGGGGGTGGCGGAGATCAGGACCGGCGCGCTGGAGAAGCTGGTGCTCGCGCGCGACGTGGTTGCAACGGTTCCCTCGGGCGTGCATGCGGCGACGGTGCTGCGCGAGCTCGCGGCCCGCTACCGGGAATGCTGGACGTACGGGGTGGACGGGCTGGTGGGTGCCACGCCGGAGATGCTGATCCAGGTTGAGGGCAGGACGGCCCAGGCGCGGGTGCTGGCCGGAACTCTGGACCGCCGCGACGCGCACGGCGAGGACGGACTGCCCATGGACTACGCCACCCGCGTGCTGGCAGGCTCCGAGAAGCAGCGGCACGAGCACGAGATCGCCATCCAGTCGCTCACCACCCAGCTGGCGCCCTTTTCCGAGGCGATGAACGCACACGACGAGCCGTTCATCCTTGAACTGCCGAACGTCTGGCACCTGGCCTCCGACGTCAAGGCTGAACTGACCGAGGTGGAGGGCCACGTGCCCACCTGCCTTGCGCTGATCAACGCCCTGCACCCCACGGCCGCTGTGTGCGGAACCCCCACACAGGTGGCGGGGGCGCTCATCCGGAAGCTGGAGCACCTGGACCGGGGACCCTATGCCGGTCCGGTGGGCTGGCTGGACGCCGCAGGAAACGGCGAGTGGGGCATCGCGCTGCGGGGAGCCGTGATCGAATCCCCCACCTCGGTCCGGCTATATGCAGGCTGTGGAATCGTGGACGGCTCGCAGCCGGAGGCGGAACTCGCGGAAACGTGGGCCAAGTTCCGGCCGATGCTGGAGTCCCTGGGGATCAGCAACTAA